TCGCCGTCGCGGTATACGCGGTAGGCGGGGATGTCCGTGCGAATGTCGCCGCCGCGCACGAGGTCTGAAGTAACGTGCCCCGCCTCGAGCACCCCGAGGATCGGGCAGGGCTTCGGGTTGCGCTGTGCGAAAAGGAGAAAATCGAAGGCGTAGCGCCGGTCGACCGCGATGAGGTTGGCCTGGGCGTAGCCAAGCGAAAAGCCCGCCGTCGTGGCGACGGACGATGTCTTGTCGCGGAACAACGCGCGGGCTTGCGAGGGGCTGTAGCTGCGAGGGAGAACCATCACCCTTGCTTACCACAGGCATCCTTACCAGAGGGCGCTCAATCCGGAGATGGAGCGCCACCCCATAAAGATCGTCACGAGGAGCACGAGCGCGCCGATGATGAGCAACCCAACCGGGTACTTGTAGCCCTGCAGCAGATCTTTGCGACGCCACGCCGCCCACATCACCACCGCGAAACCGATCGGCAAGATCAGGCCGTTGAACGCGCCCGCGAAGATGAGCAGCGTCTGCGGAGCCTGCCCGAGCGCCAGGTACAGGACGGCGCATACGACAACGAAAGCGACCGTCAGCCAGTTGCGGGTGCGCTCGGGCGTGCTCTGGGTGGTGATGAAGGATACCGAGGTGTACGACGCGCCGATGACGGACGACAGCCCGGCGGCCCACAACACGAGGCCGAAGGCGCGCAGACCGAACTCCCCGGCCGCGTGGAAGAAGGCATCCGCGGCGGTGTTGCTCTCAGACAGCGCCACCCCCGTGGACACGACACCCAGCACGGCGAGGAAGAGCAGGACGCGCATAATGCCGATCACAACGATGCCCATGATGGACGAGTTGCTGATCTGCTTGAGGTTGTCCACACCGGCGTTGCCGGAGTCGATGAGACGGTGCACGCCAGCGAAGGTGATGTACCCGCCCACGGTTCCGCCGATCAGCGTGGTGATGACGAGGAAGTCAACCCTCTCCGGCAGCACGGTCTGCTTGAGGGCTTCACCGACCGGGGGCTGGGAGACGATGGCGACGTAGAGCATCAGCAGGATCATGATCGCGCCGAGCGCGACCACAATGCGGTCCAAAGCAACACCCGCGCGCTTGGACAAGAACACGAAAATGGCGATCGCAGCAGAGACGCCTCCGCCGATCCTGGGGTCGATCCCGAACATCGCGTTCGTCCCCAGCCCCGTGCCGGCGATATTGCCAATGTTGAACACAATGCCGCCGAGGAAGACGAGGACCGCCATCACCCAGCCGAGACCCGGCAACACCTTATTACCCAGCTCGTTGGCACGCAGCCCGGAGATCCCGAGGACACGCCACACATTGAGCTGGATCGCGATGTCCACCAGGATGGACAGCAAGATGGCGAAGGCAAACGCGGCGCCCATCTTGACGGTAAAGACGGATGTCTGCGTCAAGAATCCTGGGCCGATGGACGACGTCGCCATGAGGAAGACCGCGCCGACCGCGGGGCCGATCCCGCGCGGAGCTGCCTTTTCGGTCCCGGCGGTTTCAGCGGACTCGACGGTCTCGACGGTCTCGACGGCGTGACTATCGCCCGGGGAGGTGGGAGCACTCAACGTGGCACCCCTTTCAGTATGAGGTTCGTGTGACGTGGGAAATAGTAGAGCACACCTCCCCGATTTCATTTTTCTTGCCCCTTAGTTTTCTAGCTCCTCCCCTATCTCAAGCCATTCGCTCTCCCACCCGTCACGCTCGGCGCGGACTTTTCCCAGCTCACGCGTGCCCTCAGCGATCTTGTCGAAGTCGGGCGACGCCTCCCCCGACCACGCTGCGATAGTGGCCTCCAGCGCCGCCGCCTGCTCGTCCGCCCGCGAGATCCTCCTCTCCAGTGCGTTCATCCTCTTGCGCAACTCGCGCTCTTCCTGCGAGCTCAGGCCTGCCCGCTTCTCGACGCCCCCCTGCTGCCTCTCCCCACCTAAATCCAGCGGGCCCCCGGCGCTCTCCTCGGTCGCCCGCCGCTCGAGGTATTGGTCAATGCCGCCGGGCAGGTTCGTCAGTTTCCCATCTCCGAACAGCGCATAGGTGGAATCGGCGATGCGCTCGATGAGGTACCGGTCGTGCGAGATCACCACCAAGGTGCCGACCCAATTGTCGAGTAGGTCTTCGAGCTCCTGCAGAGTGTCGATGTCCAGATCGTTCGTGGGCTCGTCGAGAAGCAGGATGTTCGGCTCCGACATGAGGACGCGGGTGAGCTGCAAGCGCCTCCGCTCGCCGCCGGAGAGGTCGCCGACCGGCGTGCGCTGCCGCTTCGGCGGGAAGCCGAGCCGCTCCGCGAGCTGGGACGCCGAGACCTCCCGCGCCCCGAGCGTGATGTAGGTGGCGACATCCTCGACCGCGGCGATGACCGTGCGCGCCGGGTCGAGGTCGTCGAGTTCCTGGCGCAGCCAACCGATGCGCGCCGTGCGCCCCTCGACGCGCCTACCCGCAGCCAGCGGGTAGTCTCCCGCCAGCGCTCGCAGGAGGGTAGTTTTCCCGGACCCGTTGACGCCTACTAGGCCGATCCGCTCTCCGGGGGCGAGGCGCCAGGTGAGGTGGTCGACCAGGGTTCGCCCGTCGGACGCATCAATGCGCGCATCCTCGAGCTCGATGACCACCTTGCCCTGCCGCTGGCGGGAAAACGCCATGAGCTCCACCTTGTCCCGCGGGGCGGGGACGTTGGAGATGAGGGCCTCCGCCGCCTCGATGCGGTAGCGAGGTTTCGAGGTGCGCGCGGGGGCTCCGCGACGCAACCACGCGAGTTCTTTCCTGGCGAGGTTCGCTCTCCGCTGCTCCACCGCGTCCGCCTGCCGGGCGCGCTCGGCGCGTGCGAACGTCCAGTCGTTG
The nucleotide sequence above comes from Corynebacterium capitovis DSM 44611. Encoded proteins:
- a CDS encoding ABC-F family ATP-binding cassette domain-containing protein, whose product is MANLINLENVSKAWGLKRLLDGVSLGVQTGDRIGIVGVNGGGKTTLLEVLTGVESPDSGRVSHNSGLRMAVVTQRFTLAEHLTVGQAVVEPLGLQTYEWASNAKVREVLQGTGVAALGLDTPVGHLSGGERRRVTLAAALVQDLDLVVLDEPTNHLDVEGVQWLASHLLGRKVAVVVVTHDRWFLDTVASLTWEVHDGAVDVYEGGYNDWTFARAERARQADAVEQRRANLARKELAWLRRGAPARTSKPRYRIEAAEALISNVPAPRDKVELMAFSRQRQGKVVIELEDARIDASDGRTLVDHLTWRLAPGERIGLVGVNGSGKTTLLRALAGDYPLAAGRRVEGRTARIGWLRQELDDLDPARTVIAAVEDVATYITLGAREVSASQLAERLGFPPKRQRTPVGDLSGGERRRLQLTRVLMSEPNILLLDEPTNDLDIDTLQELEDLLDNWVGTLVVISHDRYLIERIADSTYALFGDGKLTNLPGGIDQYLERRATEESAGGPLDLGGERQQGGVEKRAGLSSQEERELRKRMNALERRISRADEQAAALEATIAAWSGEASPDFDKIAEGTRELGKVRAERDGWESEWLEIGEELEN
- a CDS encoding NRAMP family divalent metal transporter, which translates into the protein MSAPTSPGDSHAVETVETVESAETAGTEKAAPRGIGPAVGAVFLMATSSIGPGFLTQTSVFTVKMGAAFAFAILLSILVDIAIQLNVWRVLGISGLRANELGNKVLPGLGWVMAVLVFLGGIVFNIGNIAGTGLGTNAMFGIDPRIGGGVSAAIAIFVFLSKRAGVALDRIVVALGAIMILLMLYVAIVSQPPVGEALKQTVLPERVDFLVITTLIGGTVGGYITFAGVHRLIDSGNAGVDNLKQISNSSIMGIVVIGIMRVLLFLAVLGVVSTGVALSESNTAADAFFHAAGEFGLRAFGLVLWAAGLSSVIGASYTSVSFITTQSTPERTRNWLTVAFVVVCAVLYLALGQAPQTLLIFAGAFNGLILPIGFAVVMWAAWRRKDLLQGYKYPVGLLIIGALVLLVTIFMGWRSISGLSALW